One window of the Chanodichthys erythropterus isolate Z2021 chromosome 2, ASM2448905v1, whole genome shotgun sequence genome contains the following:
- the LOC137024594 gene encoding E3 SUMO-protein ligase ZBED1-like isoform X2 produces the protein MLDLPHHKLIKDVAVRWNSAYEMLSRFLEQQPAICASLLSPEVRKSVSDICTLNEMEISNAEDVVKALKPMLVATNVMCEERTPTVSIIAPLHTQLLSDMSSTAKDSPLIKELKNAIYEDLSKRYNSSKEKSNLYISSALDPRFKSLLFLSPEDMHETFTKVVSKAAALNESADLMDNRFQSTPPPDQEGSTMYAAADGMIDYSDPGKDLSTAHCPKRRKSALADLLGQTFNNSCSTSTSMPSAATIAEQEMKRYQEAPALPLTDDPLQWWK, from the exons ATGTTGGACCTTCCACATCACAAGTTGATAAAAGATGTTGCAGTACGCTGGAATAGTGCATATGAGATGCTCTCCCGTTTTCTCGAGCAGCAACCTGCCATCTGTGCTTCCCTCTTATCTCCTGAG GTGAGAAAGAGTGTCTCTGACATCTGCACCTTGAATGAGATGGAAATATCAAATGCTGAAGATGTCGTAAAAGCCCTCAAGCCTATGCTGGTGGCAACAAATGTCATGTGTGAGGAGAGGACCCCAACAGTTTCTATCATTGCTCCGCTTCACACCCAACTGTTGAGTGACATGAGCAGCACTGCTAAGGACTCCCCTCTTATCAAAGAGTTAAAGAATGCCATCTACGAAGACCTCTCTAAGAGATACAATTCTTCAAAAGAGAAAAGCAACCTCTACATTTCGTCAGCCTTAGACCCGAGGTTTAAATCTCTGCTCTTCCTATCACCAGAGGACATGCATGAGACATTTACCAAAGTGGTGTCAAAGGCGGCTGCTCTTAAC GAGTCTGCAGACTTGATGGACAACAGATTTCAGAGCACTCCTCCTCCTGACCAGGAAGGAAGCACCATGTATGCTGCTGCTGATGGGATGATAGACTACAGTGATCCTGGAAAAGACCTTTCCACTGCACACTGCCCAAAGAGGAGGAAATCTGCGCTTGCTGATCTCCTTGGACAGACGTTCAACAACAGCTGTAGTACCAGTACGTCCATGCCTTCAGCTGCCACCATAGCTGAACAAGAGATGAAACGATACCAAGAGGCTCCAGCTTTACCACTGACAGATGATCCATTGCAATGGTGGAAATAG
- the LOC137024594 gene encoding E3 SUMO-protein ligase ZBED1-like isoform X1 — protein MTLAVKLTGFQHIQCFAHILNLASQFALKLPAVARLLAKILRISVFFNRSTKAAEALKRNQTMLDLPHHKLIKDVAVRWNSAYEMLSRFLEQQPAICASLLSPEVRKSVSDICTLNEMEISNAEDVVKALKPMLVATNVMCEERTPTVSIIAPLHTQLLSDMSSTAKDSPLIKELKNAIYEDLSKRYNSSKEKSNLYISSALDPRFKSLLFLSPEDMHETFTKVVSKAAALNESADLMDNRFQSTPPPDQEGSTMYAAADGMIDYSDPGKDLSTAHCPKRRKSALADLLGQTFNNSCSTSTSMPSAATIAEQEMKRYQEAPALPLTDDPLQWWK, from the exons ATGACTTTGGCTGTCAAGCTGACAGGATTCCAGCACATACAATGTTTTGCACACATACTGAACCTTGCGTCCCAGTTTGCTTTAAAGCTACCTGCTGTAGCTCGACTGCTAGCGAAGATTCTGAGGATTTCTGTGTTCTTCAATAGGAGCACCAAAGCAGCGgaagcactgaagagaaaccAGACAATGTTGGACCTTCCACATCACAAGTTGATAAAAGATGTTGCAGTACGCTGGAATAGTGCATATGAGATGCTCTCCCGTTTTCTCGAGCAGCAACCTGCCATCTGTGCTTCCCTCTTATCTCCTGAG GTGAGAAAGAGTGTCTCTGACATCTGCACCTTGAATGAGATGGAAATATCAAATGCTGAAGATGTCGTAAAAGCCCTCAAGCCTATGCTGGTGGCAACAAATGTCATGTGTGAGGAGAGGACCCCAACAGTTTCTATCATTGCTCCGCTTCACACCCAACTGTTGAGTGACATGAGCAGCACTGCTAAGGACTCCCCTCTTATCAAAGAGTTAAAGAATGCCATCTACGAAGACCTCTCTAAGAGATACAATTCTTCAAAAGAGAAAAGCAACCTCTACATTTCGTCAGCCTTAGACCCGAGGTTTAAATCTCTGCTCTTCCTATCACCAGAGGACATGCATGAGACATTTACCAAAGTGGTGTCAAAGGCGGCTGCTCTTAAC GAGTCTGCAGACTTGATGGACAACAGATTTCAGAGCACTCCTCCTCCTGACCAGGAAGGAAGCACCATGTATGCTGCTGCTGATGGGATGATAGACTACAGTGATCCTGGAAAAGACCTTTCCACTGCACACTGCCCAAAGAGGAGGAAATCTGCGCTTGCTGATCTCCTTGGACAGACGTTCAACAACAGCTGTAGTACCAGTACGTCCATGCCTTCAGCTGCCACCATAGCTGAACAAGAGATGAAACGATACCAAGAGGCTCCAGCTTTACCACTGACAGATGATCCATTGCAATGGTGGAAATAG